TCTCCCCTTGCAGGCACAGCCGTCAGGTACATGTCSCACATCTGCTCTGGCAGGTCCATCTCCAGCAGCTTCTGCTTGATCCTCAGGTTCTTCTCAATGTTCCGCCGCTTGTACTTGAACTCTACGATGGTCTTGGTGTACCTGTTCAGTGCTGTCACCGCAGAAGCCATGCAGGTGGCAAAGGAGCCCCATGCTAAGCTGGGGAGGGGGAAGAAGAAGTACAGAGGGTGTGATTAACCTCAGCATGCATGCTCTCTCCATCATGACTGTGCTACTGTACATGGCCTCAGAATGCTAGCGTCGCTTAAAATTGCACAAGTATCACATAGCTGGGTATTAGAGTTTAATCAGAGACAACTCCTATTGTACAGCACCTAGTGTATCGGTAAGTGACCTAGTCCGTACATACATGTAGGACCAGCTGTAGTCCCAGGTCTTGGGCCTCCAGTCCTCCGGACCCATAGCCACAGCCAGCTGAAAGGCCGTGGTGAACATCATGTGGGCAACCATCCCCAAAAGGCCTGGATCCCGAGggacacaacacaatacaaaacgCAAATAAAGTTGGTGAATGAAAACCTGAGATAATATATGagactatatattttttgtataatgGTTGTACCTTTCAAAAGCACTGGTATAAGTACAGCAACACAATTGTATCTGCAATTGATATTAGTAGCCACACGTGGCAATATTGTACACGTTATGAATTGAGGGCTATCAGTTTGGATACCTTTCACTTATTTTAAAAACCTTGCACGAGGACAGGTATTAGTGTGAACAACATTGAGATCAGTCCATTCATTTTCACCATGATCATGCTTCTTTATTCACTGGATATTCAGTTTATAGTATTACTGGGGAAGCTGATAGGTTACATTAATACAGTTGCAGCCATTCCCCTTCATAACaatgacagaagagagaatgatGAAGAATCAAAGCCCACCACAGCACAGtgttccctctactctctctttctctgctgccTCTTGGCCATCTCTCTGCCAACATTCTGCTCGTCTACAGCTGCTTTACTTGGGATTAATGCCCTAACAACAAGAGGAGGGGTCAGGGGAatgtgggaggggaggggtgggggtacTCCTATGGGTAGGCCTTGTCTTGGCCCAAAACCACTGCCCCATCTCCAATCCGATTAGTCCAGAAACCAGCAAATCCCCAGAGGCATTGGACACACAGACCATAGACCACTGCTCTACGTGCTATGTTATCACTTAGCTAGGCTAGCTTCCCTACAACTGTACCTCCCTGAGCAAGGCTCCCATCCCACCCTGCTACTATTATTGCTCTGCTTTTCTGCTAACAAAATCATATTCATATTCACATTCATATTTGTTCCACAGACCCAAGGAGAGTTAACTGTAGGGATTCCACAAATTCTATAGTGCATAAACCACATTTTAAACGTGTATATTCCCTCCTACTTACCCCCACAATACAGTTTGACAGATGGATAGCAACACAATAACTATTATTGACAATACAGTGAGTGAATCTACATTAAAATGACTCCTGATTGACATACATTTTCTCAACATCATCTTCATTCCCCTCCTATCAGCTTTGGAAATGGTCTTTGAAAAGATGAAAACTTAGAGTAGATTCAGCAGTGTACTGAATATCGTATCTGTAAAATTGAAATAATCCATTTAGGATATGGACTAACCACGGTCACTCTGGCCAGCCTCTGCCTGCCTGGGATGGTTAGTGGGTTGCATGCATGGTATTAGATGATGTAATCCCCTTGGTGGGTAGTGTTACACACAGACACGCTGGCCTCTGCTCTACTGTGGAGCTGGGACTCCCAAAGCCTGTCTACTGTAGGCTCTCTATCCAATTTGACCAGCCCAGTGCCAGCCTTAGTGTGATAGCGTGGCATGGAGGTTGACATGGCCTTTGGTCATTGAGAAACAGAGCCAGGGGATGT
Above is a window of Salvelinus sp. IW2-2015 unplaced genomic scaffold, ASM291031v2 Un_scaffold9988, whole genome shotgun sequence DNA encoding:
- the LOC112079870 gene encoding germ cell-specific gene 1-like protein; amino-acid sequence: VLWLCITAECLYLILLFTGGVLMWLELCPCLSVMNKLKLNAFAAMFTALSGLLGMVAHMMFTTAFQLAVAMGPEDWRPKTWDYSWSYILAWGSFATCMASAVTALNRYTKTIVEFKYKRRNIEKNLRIKQKLLEMDLPEQMXDMYLTAVPARGEGNAGPLDLPVNGHKPSTGAAYVMGLDSMTEPQGEAYC